The following DNA comes from Mya arenaria isolate MELC-2E11 chromosome 11, ASM2691426v1.
caaataattgtacgttgacagattttttttatgatttttggtATGGCAAATCCTTTGGAAGAATCCCGTTTAATACGCTGGCAAATCCTTTGGAAGAATCCCCtttaacatgtctattattttagactagtagactaatgtatttataatattgccCTCATACTAGCTGATATTGATAATATCGTACTAGGCCTCTTTTGAgcaaatactgtatttgcctaATTTTGGACCATCtcgtgtctagtccctttacaTTCCTGAATGCATTGTGTGTTAATGGTAAATTGCTGAGTAATGATTTTTGCTAAAAAAACAACCTCATATTCTTATGAAAACTGCTACTTTACagaattattacaaaataaataaaaaaaacatggtcaATTCCTCTAAGGTCCAGGTcaaaataagtgtttgtttactttggTATGCTGTTAAGAAGGAAATAACTCGTATAGGTGGTCATGTACAGGCAATAAGCTTTTTCttgtgtacatattttaaaataagttgccTCATGTGTACCACATATCAAGATGACATGTTGCCTGCACAACccttgtacatgtacatacctcTAAGggcaaggtcacacttggtgtttatttactatggaatgctgcttataaGTACATAGAGTATTGTCCAGAGTCGTGTCCAGGTTTTGcttttgtatggacagattttaaaatatcttgccaaatgtgtttgtgcttttttatatttgtcatgaatatattcatattcattgtcttttacataaatgtattcttttagaaatatttaaacagtagtaaacatttaatgaaatcaaataaattctAGTGAATTTAATATAGATCTCCAAGTACATTGCTGTCATTTTATATTGGTTTATTTGTTCCattgtttcattcaaattgataaaaaaaaaatggaatgtcAAGTCagaaatatcaaagaaaataagCAAATACCACAAATTAGAACAAATTCACAAAGAATTTCGTACATCTTGAGCAACAACTGCCCTAAGCACTACTAGTATAAGGTGGACAATTTTTCTCGCCTCAATTTTCGCTTGATATAAAAAgctgtttatatgtatatttatgtattctttaacatttaaaacaaacaaattggacttgtttattgtcaaatgtcatataagaaagaattatgtcaaaaagttgtatttttaaacaatttgggAATTATTTCTATACtgttggttaaaaaaaattgcaataaCATACAAACTGGCAGAATGGTCTAGCACATCTGTTCTTCCATAAACCAAGTATAAATCATACACTCAGTTGCCATCAGGCCCAAATAAAATCTCAagctaaaatcatttttccaCATGACAGCATGGCATGATACAAAAATTACTATTAAACGTTTTACTCTTCAAAAGCACATTCTCTGGTGCATTATGTTAGTAAACATTTTAGCttaatgtttaaagaaaattatttctaGAGCACAAAATTTACTTGAGTTATAACTCAAATGATAAATttctactattattatttttatataaattactgacttaatatttttatcagcATAGTCTATAATAGGGAATGTACTTTTAAAGAGACTAGAATATGTAACATTTTGAATCCTGCTGTGTGGTTCTGTGGTATAATGAGTTGAGATAGAGACTGAAAACTgacttttaaaactatttttgtgtgATAATGGGACCAGGTCTCAACATTGGCGGGAATAAGGTGAACTCGGGTGAATAAAAAGTGGTTTAACcatttgaattgttttgaaactCTATTAAGTAGTAGTATAGCAAACTTAacatttctaaatttaaaacccatattttaacaacattgGAAGAAAAATAACTGCCGAACAGCAAATATTTTGGGAAAAAATGGGCTAAATATCCCCCAAACATGTTATCCACTTGTATATATCAAGTCCATGGTTTTCCATCAGTAAATTTTTACAGACTTGGTCTCATTACTCCTGCAATATCTCTAGTTTTCATTAAGTGTAATATACCAGAGattaacatgcatgtactttcAAATATATCCTCctattaaaagttatttatgatACTTATTCCTTGTTTCAATATTTctgatgaattaaaaaaattcttaagaaattttcatcaatatttctataaaaaacatttataaaaatcaatatttttggtATTTACGTTATCAGTTAACACAAATGAATACACGGTctgtaaaaaaattaaatgtcttAACTTTATATTGaagcaataaaatatactaGAATTATTGTGatttgcattttcaaaatactttcatACAAAAATTTGTACGCACAACAAGAAAGCACAAAATTAACAACCCAGCAGCTTAGATTTTAAGCTTCATCGTTAACTTTGCTTTATAAAAGAGTATTTAGGAAGTTAGTTTTTTTTATGGGGACCCGTCATCCTTAACCGGACTCGCTTTACGTGCACCACCTTGCTATCTACCCTCTGACAAAGTGGTAGGATGGGGGTAGCTGTCACCTCCAGTGATACATAAATTGGCTTTTGTATGATCAATTATACGCTTTAATCTTAATTGGAGATACAAATGTAACAAGTACTTAAGCTCACTCATGTATAAGCTCACATGAGAAGTCACATGAGATACAAACAAATAGTCCTTGTTTTGTGACTTTCAGTTAACCcattaatgcaaaaaaagagAGAATAATAATTTGCTTTAAGTTGACCATATACACTTTGTATTCACTTGGTTTTTAAATTCACATAGTTGTTTACTtccttgtttaaaaaaatatctcacTTTTCAAGTGcaagatgtattttatgttgCCATTATAActtactattttaatatgtggtAATGAAATACACAAGTGGCTATTGAATGTTGATGTTATATGCCAAGTGTTGCTAGATCTGTCAAAACAGTGCTGTTGCTTTGGATTATTGTTACACTAATACCCCATTGTTTTCTAACTGTGTTGCAGTTAGGTAGTGTGGATGACTTACTGAAGATTAAAAACAAGCACAGCTTGAGGCATGAAGGAGCATTTAATTGAACCAGAGGTGATACAGACCCGGAGGAGCCGATTTCTGCTGGTTCTGGGCGTGATCTTCCTTATCTTAACGGCCTCTGGGCTTGTCTTCATGGGGGTCTATGTAGCCATCAAGGTGGAATCACAGGCACCAGACCCGAACCAGAAATGCCCTGTACAGCAGCAACCTTGTTTGTATGCTTACATTCTATAATTATGTTGGTTGGTGATAATAAATCTGTTTTTGGCACTGTTTTTCAAgacaaaacttttaaaaaatgatgaaaaatgaaaGGTTTGAATTTATGATTGTGCTATGACTTTGATTAAAAAGATATGTAAAATAGTAAGTTATCTTGTGGCAAAtggtttttagctctactggccaaaggccagaagagcttatgcgatggtaatgtgtacgtagtatgtgcatccgtgcattcgtgcgtctgtaaacaattgcttgtgaacacgatacagtcttcagttttgattgtatctcgatgaaacttgtacagtatctagatatccattagagcttggttcctttcgaaaaccaaccagatccgcccatgcatgcctagattatggcccttgatagtataaaaaaatgctattgtgtcaacaattggttttGAACtcgatacagtcttcatttttgattgtatctcgatgaaacttgtacagtatttagatatccattagagctcggttcccttcgaaaaccagccagatctgcccatgcatgcctagattatggcccttgatagtataaaataatgctattgtgtaaacactagcttgtgaacatgatacagtcttcagttttgattgtatctcattaaaacttgtacagtatctagatatccattagagcttggttcccttcgaaaaccagccagatccgcccatgcatgcctagattatggcccttgatagtataaaataatgctattgtgtaaacactagcttgtgaacatgatacagtcttcaggtttgattgtatctcaataaaacttgtacagtttttagatatccattagaactcggttccttttgaaaaccagccagatctgcccatgcatgcctagattatgggccttgatagtataaaaaaaatcagtttgtcagtaaacaattgctcgttaacacgatacagccttcagtattgattgtatcttgatgaaacttgtacagtatctacatatccattagaactcggttccttttgaaaaccagccagatctgcccatgcatgcctggattatgggtcttgaaagtataaaaaatgctattttaagctaagtctatttttagccaagtctacatgagcgaagtctatttttagccaagtttacatgtaaagtcacaatccccccccccccctacagtaatgaaattttgaccatgtgaacagttttgcaaacaagcattaatgttgtcctcggatgtccttaactttgacctttggccgactttttatttttaaagctacagaaatgaaattttgacgatgagtacagttttgaaagcaaatattttttaccctcagattacctttacttggcacatattaaaatagttcatgcaactaatctgcttacaacacttgctgtcctcagatgttgaatgtgcagcgttttcagctaacccaaacactaaaagtgtatatatttgttgcctattactcaaacgtacatgctctggattgaaaatacccacaagagccatgccagtagagcataggcccttttgggcctcttgttaaatTTGTGCATTGGATATACTtgaaaaatttacataaaattatatcatagattattaaaaacaaaagtaaatgcatttcaaaatacCACCTCCAGATTTCAGCTCGTTGAAAGCATCCCGGAGAACCTGACATACCAATCCGGCCCCACAATCCACCCCTCAACGTATATGGGCATTCAGCAGCTGATTGACATGGCCCAGGACACCATCGAGATTGCAAGCTTCTACTGGACCCTTAGGAACCAGGACCTCCCGGTACAGGACCCCTCATCCTGGCAGGTAAGCTACATACTGGTAGAATGTTACACTGGTAATTCAGTGCCACTTGGCGAGTATATGCACACAAGCCATCAGAAAAATAACTGGATCAGTTGATAGATCATTGAAAAaggtattgtataaaacatacaaaGTCCTTGAATACTATTCTCTTGAAAAAAAGCTTTAAGATAGGCTATGTTAAACTTAAACAAGTTGGCCAGTATTGAACTTGGTCCTGAAAGCTAATCCATTTAGCTTGTACTAATTTGGATTTTTGTCTACTACAAAGATCATTGATTTGTGACACAATCTGCGAAAAACCCAGGTCACAGACTAAAATGACATAATGGGAGAAATCACATGTTTTCAACATACTGATTTCTAAACCGTGGcattggttttattttaattgtctCTTTGTTATTTGACAGCTAAAGTAAAACCAAAATCATGCATAAAAATCAGCGTGTTGAACAAATAACGCCTTGATATctgcatcattttaaagtttatgCAGATTCGCAGAAAGGTAATCATGTATTAAGACCAACCcaatagctcagtggtagaacATCCACTTTAGGTGCTGAAGGTCCAAAGTTTACTCCCTAGCAATTGCTGTCTcatctatctcatgtcacttactGGTGTTTAAACACATATAAAGTTGTGATTGTGTCACAGCGGGTTCAAGCCCAAATGCAGTCAATGGGCATGGACTTAAAGTTTTAAAACCAATCATGCCTTTAAAACCTGAGAATCTGAATTGCGATAGTTTTGCGATAGTTTTGCAACGAGATACTTGCTCCATCGCTCATGTTAGTGTAATTCTGACAGCACACtcataaatgtacatgtaatatttatgaatatgtgCAAAATTGCAAGAAAAGTCTGTACATAAATATTGAACTCTGTTCTGGATTTAAAACCATATCTTCTATGCTAAGGGGGAGAAGATATTTGAGAACCTTGTGTTTGCTGGGAAGGAGAAGGGCATCAAGATCCGGATTGTTCAGAGCCGACCAGACGGAGGAAGTCCTGTCAACGATACCCTGTACCTCACTCAGAATGGTATGCATCAAACCAGTTTACTATTTATTGTACagcaaaatgtatattatttggTCTTATGATGCATACAAAACTTACATGTTGGCTTTTATTTGGTGTCCTGAATTTTTTCCACCAGCAATTATGTAAATTCACAttcatttgccaaaaatgagtGAGCATATATATAAAGAAGATTATCATACAGTTAGTATGGTGTTTTATTGGgatataatgtataaaaatatgatgTATAAAAGCATTGGGTTGATACACCAACCCAGTCTTTTAATCCAATAAATTCCCATACTTAAATGAGTAATGAGATAAGCCAGAAACTGGCTCGgattgaaatgattatttttagaaagGAAGAGGATTTTGATTTAGCCTATATTTCCATCGAACAAAAGTCGAGTATTGTTGTAagtaacaaatatttcatttgatttattttgagtTCATCAAGATCTGCCCATGCcctagaagtgacagcaatttaaagtcaaatccagacattaaAAGACTTGAagacagagtgagatacaagagatcagGGTGTGATACTTCCTAGTTCTTTAACATGCTTGGTGTGCTTGATGGAAATCACTGATATACAGGATACAACTTTCCCTGGTTGAACCTGTACTGAGAACACCATTTTCCCAGTACTACCCTTCTGTATGACGTGGCTAGAGTTTGAGCCTCCAACCTTCTGCACCAGAAGGgaacgctctaccactgagctttCAGGGCGgtaaaacaactattttataTGACGCTGAATGTGAGTTATGTTGGCATTTTCAGCTGGGGCAGATGTGCGCACCATAGATTTTAATAGATTGCTAGGCAGTGGGATTCTGCATACAAAGATGTGGCTGATTGACAGGAAACATTTCTACCTTGGAAGTGCAAACCTGGACTGGAGATCATATACACAGGTTTGTTAAATAAGAATAAGTCAGGGTTGACGAAATGCATCCTTAAAAAGTTTAAATGGAAAGTAACAGCGATAAAACATCAAACAGTGCATGAACCATCTGCTATTattcaaggtcaagatcaaaCTTGCAGAAAAGTGACAAAAATGAACATGCATTATGCACATTTGTAACATCAACAGACACTTGCAGATTTGTAACATCCACAGACACCTTGCAGATGCGTATCATCAATAGACATTATGCAGATGTCTAACATTAACAGACAATCTGCAGATGTGTTACATAAACATACACGCTGCAGATGGTTAACATTAACAGACACTCTGCAGGTGTGTAACATCAACATACACCTTGCAGATGTGTTACAACAATGGACATTATGCAGATGTGTAGCATTAACAGTCACTTTGCAGATGTGTCACATCCACAGACACTTTGCAGATGTGTAACAACAACAGACACTATGCAGATGTGTAACATAAACAGACACTCTGCTGATCTGTTACATTAGCAGACACTCTGCAGATGTGTTACATCCACAGAAACTTTGCAGATGTGTAACATAAACAGACACTCTGCTGATGTGTTACATTAGCAGACACTCTGCAGATGTGTTACATCCACAGAAACTTTGCAGATGTGTAACATAAACAGACACTCTGCTGATGTGTTACATTAGCAGACACTCTGCAGATGTGTTACATCCACAGACACTTTGCACATGCGTATCATCAAGGGACATTATGCAGATGTCTAACATTAACAGACAATGCAGATGTGTAACATAAACATACAATCTGCAGAAGGTTATCATCAACAGACACTCTGCAGATGTGTAACATCAACAGACACTCTGCAGATGGTTATCATCAACAGACACTCTGCAGATGTGTAACATCAACAGACACTCTGCAGATGTGTAACATCAACAGACACTCTGCAGATGGTTATCATCAACAGACACTCTGCAGATGTGTAACATCAACAGACACTCTGCAGATGTGTAACATCACCATACACTTTGCACATGTGAAGCATcaacaatttttgaattttgaaataattttaggTTGTCAtgttaatatttccatttttgtaTCAACAGGTAAAGGAGATGGGAGCGACCGTCCATCAGTGTGATTGCCTGGCTAGGGACCTGGGGAAGATATTTGATGCCTACTGGTACCTTGCCACGCCCGATTCCTCCATCCCGTCCTCCTGGCCTGACAGTTATAATACCCTGTACAATGCAAAAAACCCTATGGTGGTCAACTTCAATGGGACTGAATATAACACCTATCTCTCTGTAAGTAATTCCTAGACAgttgaagaagaaaaataatcatttggctattaatttaaaaaaatatagacAGCTGCCTGTATTcagctttaatataatatgtattgatCCATTTACTGGTTATAAATCAGTACTGATGTCTTATTTGAAAGGCTAATAGAATATGACCCTGGTTAGGCTAATCCCTAATCTCATAAGTGAAAAGAGGACAGAAGTGTcataaaaactattattaaaaatttTGTGTTACGGGGTATCaatcaaatatagaaatatttggTTCTTTGCTTTTCAAGTACTTTGTTGAAATGGTGTGTAAGGAAAGATTGTATGTTGACAActgtaaaaaagtatttcagaaGCATAATAATTGTTTAGAGCTAGTCAAAAGCAGTGaatctgttaaaaaataataatgttccaTGTATCCAGAGTTCTCCACCACCCTTATGTGGCCTTGGTCGAGACAAAGATGGCGACGccattgttaacatcatcaaCCAGGCTGAAGAATACGTCCACATAGCTGTCATGGACTACTTTCCCACAACACAGTTCATACACCCTAGAAAGTGAGTGATAGTaaagatatgaattatttttcCTATTTTAGAACTTGaatttaatatatcaataaagtaatggaaaatactgtaattatttttgtaaaatatatttattgcaatgtATGTGCTGATTTTGAATGTAGCAGAAAGATCTCATACacaaaatgttagaaattgcAACTTAAAGTTTAGAATGAAAGAACTAATACAGAATCCGTTATCAAAAGTTgtaattaacatttaatatgatGTTTAGAATATATTGGCTGTGCTAAATGCAGGTATTGGCCAGTGATTGATGATGCCATCCGTGCAGCAGCATTTGACCGACATATCCAGGTGCGCCTGCTCTTCAGCTACTGGAATAACACATGGTTGGAGATGTTCAGATACATGTACTCCCTACAGGAACTGCAGCTATACACCAAATATCTCAAAATCAA
Coding sequences within:
- the LOC128208924 gene encoding 5'-3' exonuclease PLD3-like, whose product is MKEHLIEPEVIQTRRSRFLLVLGVIFLILTASGLVFMGVYVAIKVESQAPDPNQKCPVQQQPCLFQLVESIPENLTYQSGPTIHPSTYMGIQQLIDMAQDTIEIASFYWTLRNQDLPVQDPSSWQGEKIFENLVFAGKEKGIKIRIVQSRPDGGSPVNDTLYLTQNAGADVRTIDFNRLLGSGILHTKMWLIDRKHFYLGSANLDWRSYTQVKEMGATVHQCDCLARDLGKIFDAYWYLATPDSSIPSSWPDSYNTLYNAKNPMVVNFNGTEYNTYLSSSPPPLCGLGRDKDGDAIVNIINQAEEYVHIAVMDYFPTTQFIHPRKYWPVIDDAIRAAAFDRHIQVRLLFSYWNNTWLEMFRYMYSLQELQLYTKYLKINIEVKLFVVPAYTDAQKNIPYSRVNHNKYMVTDKTAYIGTSNWSGDYFITTAGIGLAVDGSSLGNHSDIRQQLEDVFQRDWYSEHAFSLDHFNITHS